In Spirochaetales bacterium, the sequence CGGATGAGAGATACGAACAAACCCTGTCCTTCATTTCGTGTGAAAAGGCGTCGCCGAAAAAGCTTTGATGATGAAGACCGGATTCCCCGGCGTACCGTTCGAAGGCTTCTGTCTTGTACCAGCCGGCGGTACCGTTTCGGGAACCCTCGGGCGGCCTCTCGTAAGCGACGCTCGTGGTTCCGGCCCCGCAGGAAAATGCCGAAACCAGACGGCTTGCCAGACCATACCCGGTTGAACCGCCGATAATGAGGACATGGCGGGGACCGGAAACGGGTTCTCTCCTTTTGAGGTTCTCGACGGCCACTCCGACCATGTCCCGGCACCCGTCGGGATTCACATTCAGACAGATATTCCCTTTGATTCGAGGTGTTGATTTCATCGACATACCCCCTTTTTGTTTGTTGATTATAATATACAGACAAGTCTGTCTGTTGTCAAGTGTTTTATTGGAACCCTATTGCGGGATACCGTGATCATTCACCGTTTGTCTTTTTCCGGCGGAAAAATGAGTCGACAATCGAATTGGATTGTGATATAATGGTATTCAAAAAAAGGAGAAATTCAATGAAAAAAGTAATGATTCCCTGCTTTATCATATATTTTTTATTATATGTGATGATACCGATGTATGGGGCCTTTGATACGGAAGCGTTCGATACGGCATCGCGCTTCCCGTCCCGTCTCCTCATCCAGTACACACCGGACCCCACCGCAGTCCCGACACCCACCCCGGTGACCACGGTCGATGTGACGGTGATTGACTTCGGAACAAAAGAACCGTTATCAGGTGCGCGCGTAGAGATACGATACCATGATGGGTTTTCGACAATCGGTCATACCGCCAGTACGGGAAAACTGTCGATTACCTACTATTCGGACAGGACAATCACGAGTGTGACCGTAAGTAAAGACGGCTATGATACCCTCGTCGCGGAAGAGATCGGCAGCGGCGTTTTCGAGCTTTCCGTGACAATACCCGATCCGGATAATTGTTACGAGGTAAGCGGCACGGTAAGCCGCCGCGATACGGGATCGCCCCTTGAAGGCGTCGTGATTCGTCTTCGCAGTTATCATAATGAAGCGTGGGAATATGCGAACACCGAAACCGGTGCGTCGGGTGACTATTCCTTGACTGCGTACACCGGTAAAACGGCTATAATTCTGATCGGGAAAACCGGATACGCCCCTTATTCGGTGGAAATCGAACCGGGAACCCATACGATCGATGTATCGCTCGAACCTGATCTTCCGGGAACAGGTGAAGTATGGGTATATCCGGCCGGGCAGACCGTTCCCCTTTACGAGCGGTTTACGATCGAGATTCACGCGAACACGGGAAACAGAAAACTCGCAGCCTATGGATTCCATGTGCGTTACAACACGAATATTCTTTCCCTGAATTTCGGTGTCGGAACGGACGGCGTGGTCGCCGGTCCAGACGGCTTTGTCTCGGCAACGGACGCAAACACACCGGGTGATAAAATAATATCGGGTTTCGATACCACTGGAACGGGGCCTGGTGAAGACATACATATCGTTACCGTCAATTTTATCGCGTTGGCGACGGGAACCTCGGATATCGACCTCATTGTCAATGATATCGTCGATCCCTTTACCTTTACCATCGGAACACCGGCCGGAACCGGCGGAAGCGTCACGGTATCGACCCCGGCTTTAGGGGATGTGAACCGGGACGGGCGGATCGGCATTGTCGACGCGCTCCTCGTTGCCCGGTGTTATGTCAGCGGGGATACCTCCATCCTGGATACGGCCCTGGCCGACGTCAATCATGACGGCAGGATTGATATCGTCGATGCATTACGGATCGCACAGTACGATGTGGGGCTGATATCGAGGTTTTAACTATCATAAGCGGACGGCGTTCTCCTGCTGTGGTCCGGCCGCGGTACGGGATTGTCCGGTAGACGGGGATGTTTCATTATCCCCCCGATATGAGTATATTATCCCATGATCCGCGCGGGACTCTGCTGTCTCTTTAAAAAGGAACCTGTCACATTCAGACAAACGACATATCGTTATCTCAGGACATTGACGCACAGGGAGCAGCGAGAACGGCTTTCACTCATCGCCCTGCATAACGCGCACGCCCTTTACGAAACCCTCTTGTACTGCCGCGATCACGGTATCGGTGATTTCAGGATCACGAGCCGTTTCCTGCCCCTTGCCACGCATCCGGCCTGCGGGTACGGCATAGAGGACCTTCCCGAATACGGAGAAATTGAACGCATCCTTTCCGAATGCCATGAATTCTCCCGCCTGCATGATATCCGGCTTACCTTTCATCCGGACCAGTTTGTCCTCCTCAACTCACCCTCACCCGACGTGACGGCCGCTTCGATCGGGGAACTCGTGTATCAGGCGGAACTGGCGGAGCGGGTCGGCGCGGATGTCATCACCCTTCACGCGGGAGGCGTCTTCGGCGACAAACCGGATGCCCTGAACCGGCTTTACGACCGGATTCCGGGACTGCCCGCCGCGGTGAAAACATATCTCGCGCTTGAAAACGACGACAGGTCCTATACGCCGGAGGATATCCTTTCGTTCTGCGAACGCCTTCAGGAACGGGGCAACACCCGGATTCCCTTTGTCTATGACGTCCACCATCACCGCTGCCTTCCCGACGGCCTTGCTGCCACCGAGGTGACGGAACGTGCGATTGCCACATGGAACAGGGAACCCCTATTCCATATTTCAAGTCCGATAGCGGGGTGGGGGCGGCCGGATGAAAAAAAACATCATGATTTTATCGATCCAAAAGACATCCCCGCTTCATGGCCCCGTCTGGATATTACCGTCGAGGTGGAAGCAAAGGCAAAAGAGTTTGCCGTTCTGGATTTTATTGAAAATACACGAAAAATGATCGCCTCGTTATAAACGATAAAAAAAGCCATCCGGGATATTCCCGGATGGCTCTGTCATCACTCTTTTTATTCGCGTGCTTCGATTAATTGTTGACGGTGACCGTACCCGCGGTACCTGTTTCATTGCCAAAATCGGCGTAGGAGTCATCGATCAATTGATCGACAAGAATCGTGATTGAGGTTGTCCCCGCAGCCATGGCGGTCCAGTTTACTCTCAGGACATAGAGGTCTTCTCCCGGTCCGGTGCCGTTTGTGTCAAACCCGCTGATTCGGAGTATAGCATTGCCGTTGTTGACTGCGGCCACGAAGCCGTCCGGGCCCGCTTCTACTCCGTTTGTTCCGATATTCGCGTTGACACTGAGTATGACTGAATCGTATGAAAGATCGATACCGTATGCGGCCAGTCTATGCGTACCGGCGTTCATATGGACTTCGGTGGTGAAATTATCGCCCACTGTGACACTCTGGCTTGAGGGAACGATCCATACGCCCCCGACAATGCCGGATGCATCAGGATGCTGGGTCGCTGTCGGTGCCGGTGTCGACGTCGGTGCCATTGTCGGCGCCGGAGTCGGTTCTTCCGTGGGAACCGGAGTTTCGGTCGGTACCGGAGAGGGGCTTGGTATCACCGTTGGTTCAGGTCCTTCTACAATATTAATCGAATATGTTATGCTGTATATATTTGTTTCGATGTCATTTGCATCCGGCCCAACCAAAGCATTTAAGTCGAACGTCATAGATGTCTCTCCAATATCGACAGGTATCCAGTATATTGATACGATATGGAGATCCTCACCCGGGCCCGTCCCAATGGGATCAAAACCACTCATAACAAGCGATCCCGGATTGTTATAATTAATTGCAGACACAAACCCGTCCGGTCCTGCAAAGACACCGCTTGATTCGTGATTTGGATCGATCGCGATCATGGAATCATCATAACGTACAGTAAACCCGAATGCGAGAAGCGGAGTTGTACCGGTATTCACATGGATTTCCGTGGCGAAATTGGTACCAATAACGGCAGTCTGGGTCTCAGGGACTATCCATAAGTCTCCCGCATCGTGTGTCCCACCCCCCCCGCCGGGTACCGGCGTCGGTTGCGGTACCGCCGTGGGGACGGATGTCGGGATATCAGTCGAAACCGGTGATTCGGTTACGACAGGCGGTTCAGTCGGCTCGGGTGTTTCCGTCGGTTCCGGGGTCGGCGGCTGGGTCGGCGGATCGGTTTCCTCAGGCGGCGGATCGCCCGTGATGGTAACAAGCCCGTCGATACCCAGAGGCATGCTGATTATTTTCACGCTGCTGTCGGCCAGGGTCCGTATATCGAGGTCGATCGGCGTGATCCCGCCGTACAGGGCGGTCCATTGAATCCTGCAGAAGGTGATATCTTCACTCGGGTCAAGGCCCTCGTTCGCGAATCCCGCGGTACGCAGCTGACCGGGTATACCGTAGTTTGTCGTGGTCTCGAAAATTTCCGGTTCATCGATAATGGCATCCGCGGAAAGAAGCCGGGAATCGTAGAAAACATCGATACCGTAAGCGGCAAGCCGCTGGTCGCCGCTGTTAATATGGATTTCGGTAAAAAAGGTTTCACCCTGTTCCACCGTCAATTCCGATGGAACGAACCAGACTTCACCCGAACCGGGAATCGGGCCCGGCGTGGGCGGAGGGGTCGGCGTCACTTCGGGTGTGGGCGTCGGGACCGGTGTCAGCGTTGGAACTGGTGTTTCGGTGGGTTCGGGCGGCGGTTCCCCGATGATGATGATTTCCGTGTCGATACCGATTGGAACGCCGACGTGGTTTGTCGACAGGTCGGCGAGCGTCCTTACCTCGACATCGAGGGGCGATGTTCCGCCGTAGAGGGTGTCCCATACAATGGAAACAAACGAGAGGTCCGTTCCCGGCCCCCATCCCTCGACATTGAACCCCGAAAACCGGAGTGTCCCCGGCATGTCGTAATTGACAGCCGTCGCGTAGCCGTCGGGTCCGTCAATCAGCTCGACGACGGAAATAAGTTCGGGATCGTAGTTGATGTCGAACCCGAAAGCGCCGACGGTCTGGTCCCCGCTGTTGATATGGAGGACGGTCGTAAAGGTGCTCCCCTGGTCGACCGTTGCTGCCGGAAGTTCGAGCCATACCTCGCCCGCGCCCTCGATCGGGCCCGGTGTCGGGGCGGGGGTTTCCGTCGGGACGGGCGTGGGTTCCGGAGAGGGTGTGGCGGTCGGTATTTCCGTCGGGGTGGTCCCCTGTACGACACTGATTGAACAGGTTGCCGGTTCAGGCTGCGGGAACATTGATGTGTCGGGCGCGACCAGCATGTTGATGTAGGCGGTCACCTCCATCTCTC encodes:
- the uvsE gene encoding UV DNA damage repair endonuclease UvsE, which gives rise to MIRAGLCCLFKKEPVTFRQTTYRYLRTLTHREQRERLSLIALHNAHALYETLLYCRDHGIGDFRITSRFLPLATHPACGYGIEDLPEYGEIERILSECHEFSRLHDIRLTFHPDQFVLLNSPSPDVTAASIGELVYQAELAERVGADVITLHAGGVFGDKPDALNRLYDRIPGLPAAVKTYLALENDDRSYTPEDILSFCERLQERGNTRIPFVYDVHHHRCLPDGLAATEVTERAIATWNREPLFHISSPIAGWGRPDEKKHHDFIDPKDIPASWPRLDITVEVEAKAKEFAVLDFIENTRKMIASL